From one Oceanimonas doudoroffii genomic stretch:
- a CDS encoding tripartite tricarboxylate transporter permease, giving the protein MDIFDGLWLGLQAAIQPSMLLYCFIGVFLGTLVGVLPGVGAMAAISLLLPITYYIPSTAAIAMLAGVFYGSQYGGSIASILLNLPGTPSSAVTSLDGYPLAKQGKAGVALFTAMASSFVGSMLGLLMLIGLGSVLSRVGLAFGPAEYFALMLLGLIAASAVGSGSPAKSLAMVVLGLLLGGVGTDVNTGLPRFTFGVPELMDGINLVALAMGLFGISEVITSIRAGETGSINTRFNLRSMLPGRDEVRRSVCPVLRGTAIGSFFGAMPGTGAAIASFISYAVEKKVSREPERFGKGALEGVAGPEAANNSGAMTAFIPTLTLGIPGDVVMALMLGAMMIHGIQPGPLMVSENPAMFWGLIVSFGIGNLMLLVLNLPLIGIWVSLVRIPFSMLYPAILVFICLGVYSVNNNVFDVYVVSLVGAAGYLLAKLGFNPAPLLLGFVLGPMLEENLRRALLLSRGDPMTFVERPLSAGLLFLCVALLSWAAWGALRKLMRESGASVAPQVS; this is encoded by the coding sequence ATGGATATTTTTGACGGACTATGGCTGGGACTGCAGGCCGCTATCCAGCCGAGCATGCTGCTGTATTGTTTCATCGGCGTGTTTCTGGGCACCCTGGTAGGGGTATTGCCCGGGGTGGGGGCCATGGCGGCCATTTCGCTGCTGCTGCCCATCACCTACTACATTCCTTCCACCGCCGCCATTGCCATGCTGGCCGGGGTGTTCTACGGCTCCCAGTACGGCGGCTCCATCGCCTCCATCCTGCTCAACCTGCCGGGCACGCCGTCGTCGGCGGTGACCAGCCTGGACGGCTATCCCCTGGCGAAACAAGGCAAGGCGGGGGTTGCGCTCTTTACCGCCATGGCCAGTTCCTTTGTGGGCTCCATGCTAGGCCTGCTGATGCTGATCGGCCTCGGGTCCGTCTTGTCCCGGGTGGGCCTGGCCTTTGGCCCGGCGGAGTATTTTGCACTGATGCTGCTGGGACTGATCGCCGCCTCGGCGGTGGGCTCCGGATCGCCGGCCAAGAGCCTGGCCATGGTGGTGCTGGGGCTGCTGCTGGGCGGGGTAGGGACCGATGTGAACACCGGCCTGCCGCGCTTTACCTTCGGGGTGCCCGAGCTGATGGACGGCATCAACCTGGTGGCCCTGGCCATGGGGTTGTTCGGCATCTCCGAGGTGATTACCAGCATCCGGGCGGGGGAGACCGGCAGTATCAACACGCGCTTCAACCTGAGATCCATGCTGCCCGGGCGGGACGAGGTTCGGCGTTCGGTGTGTCCCGTGCTGCGGGGCACCGCCATCGGTAGCTTTTTCGGCGCCATGCCGGGGACGGGGGCCGCCATTGCTTCATTTATTTCCTATGCGGTGGAGAAGAAGGTATCCCGGGAGCCGGAGCGCTTCGGCAAGGGCGCGCTGGAAGGGGTGGCCGGGCCCGAGGCGGCCAACAACTCCGGCGCCATGACCGCCTTCATTCCCACCCTCACGTTGGGCATTCCCGGGGACGTGGTGATGGCGCTGATGCTGGGCGCCATGATGATCCACGGCATCCAGCCCGGGCCGCTGATGGTGTCGGAAAACCCGGCCATGTTCTGGGGGCTGATTGTCAGCTTTGGCATCGGCAACCTGATGCTGCTGGTACTGAACCTGCCGCTGATCGGCATCTGGGTGTCGCTGGTGCGGATCCCCTTCAGCATGCTCTATCCGGCGATACTGGTGTTTATCTGCCTCGGGGTCTACAGCGTCAACAACAATGTGTTCGACGTCTACGTGGTGTCGCTGGTGGGGGCGGCCGGCTACCTGCTGGCCAAGCTGGGCTTCAACCCGGCGCCCCTGCTGCTGGGCTTCGTGCTGGGTCCCATGCTGGAGGAGAACCTGCGCCGGGCCCTGCTGTTGTCCCGCGGTGATCCCATGACCTTTGTCGAGCGGCCGCTGAGCGCCGGACTCTTGTTCCTCTGTGTCGCCCTGTTGTCATGGGCGGCCTGGGGCGCGCTCAGGAAGTTGATGCGGGAGTCCGGCGCCTCGGTCGCGCCCCAGGTTTCCTAA
- a CDS encoding tripartite tricarboxylate transporter TctB family protein, with the protein MLRRDIKGIIGGVGLAAVGLFAVWYGQTHYQFGGVHNMGPGFLPVSLGGVLALLGMCIAIPAWFRSGEPISTEWGSAFFVIVSIAVFGGLLASGGLVVATLVTVLLALVPERKLTWGTKCKVALGIALIAYSIFSLGLGMAIKTWPWSG; encoded by the coding sequence ATGTTGAGGCGTGACATCAAAGGCATCATCGGAGGGGTCGGACTTGCTGCCGTCGGCCTGTTCGCCGTCTGGTACGGCCAGACGCATTATCAGTTTGGCGGCGTTCACAATATGGGCCCCGGCTTCCTGCCGGTGAGCCTGGGCGGTGTGCTGGCGCTGCTGGGCATGTGCATCGCCATACCGGCCTGGTTTCGCTCCGGCGAGCCGATAAGCACCGAGTGGGGCAGCGCCTTTTTCGTCATCGTCAGCATCGCGGTGTTTGGCGGACTGCTGGCCTCGGGCGGCCTGGTGGTGGCCACCCTGGTGACGGTGCTGCTGGCCCTGGTGCCCGAGCGCAAGCTGACTTGGGGCACCAAGTGCAAGGTGGCACTGGGCATTGCCCTCATTGCCTATTCGATTTTTTCCCTGGGGTTGGGCATGGCGATCAAGACCTGGCCCTGGAGTGGCTGA
- a CDS encoding Bug family tripartite tricarboxylate transporter substrate binding protein — protein MELTRRLFIGAALASAALLAGGAQADGYPSKPVSIVVSYPPGGDVDAIARLFADKLTSRLGQPVIVENRPGAAGTIGNSYVSRAKADGHTLLFTPNTFTTAPLVMALPKASRYDVLNGFEPVILASKQSVLLVANPKSGITSVADLVGQARDGKPLNYASPGAGSPMHIAAEWLNNAAGIKALHIPYRGIGPIIPDLLAGHVDLGYVVYGPVAQLIESGQLVPVAVTDPERSPVMPELATVAEQGYDQVRLGAWHGMMAPKGTDDEVVQLLNKHLNEILLLPEVVEQLASFGAVPVGGKPEALGTINADDHARLSALIERLDIRGS, from the coding sequence ATGGAATTGACTCGCAGACTTTTTATCGGTGCGGCCCTGGCCTCCGCCGCCCTGCTGGCCGGGGGAGCTCAGGCCGACGGTTATCCCAGCAAGCCGGTGTCCATCGTAGTGTCCTATCCGCCGGGCGGGGATGTGGACGCCATCGCCCGACTGTTCGCCGACAAGCTCACCAGCCGCCTGGGGCAGCCGGTGATCGTGGAAAACCGCCCCGGAGCGGCGGGCACCATCGGTAACAGTTACGTCAGCCGGGCCAAGGCCGATGGTCACACCCTGTTGTTCACGCCCAACACCTTCACCACGGCGCCCCTGGTGATGGCCCTGCCCAAGGCATCCCGTTACGACGTGCTGAACGGCTTCGAGCCGGTGATCCTGGCCAGCAAGCAGTCGGTGTTGCTGGTGGCCAATCCCAAGTCCGGCATCACCAGTGTGGCGGATCTGGTCGGTCAGGCCCGCGATGGCAAGCCGCTTAACTACGCCAGCCCCGGCGCCGGCTCGCCCATGCATATCGCCGCCGAATGGCTCAACAACGCCGCCGGCATCAAGGCGCTGCACATTCCCTACCGGGGCATCGGGCCCATCATTCCGGATCTGCTCGCCGGTCATGTGGATCTGGGGTATGTGGTCTACGGTCCCGTGGCCCAGTTGATCGAGTCGGGTCAGTTGGTGCCGGTGGCGGTGACCGATCCGGAACGTTCGCCGGTGATGCCGGAGCTGGCCACCGTGGCCGAGCAGGGCTACGACCAGGTGCGGCTGGGTGCCTGGCACGGGATGATGGCGCCAAAAGGCACCGATGATGAGGTGGTGCAACTGCTTAACAAGCACCTGAACGAGATACTGCTGCTGCCCGAGGTGGTTGAGCAGCTGGCGAGCTTCGGCGCCGTGCCGGTGGGGGGCAAGCCGGAGGCCCTGGGGACCATTAATGCGGACGACCATGCCCGCCTGTCGGCCCTGATTGAACGACTCGATATTCGGGGTAGCTGA
- a CDS encoding thiamine pyrophosphate-binding protein, with amino-acid sequence MSNRVNVGEAIARVLEAHGVTSAYGVISIHNLPIADAIGRRERIRFVAARGEAGAVTMADAHGRFSGLGVAITSTGAGAGNAVGALLEALNVASPLIHLTGQVEREYLDRDASFIHETRDQLTFLKASSKAAFRITSPEQAVGVLREAIRVATTVPMGPVSVELPIDVQAAEITLPAELGPVLPLAQPAPAEQELDALAAALTAARRPLLWVGGGALHCSEEVAALADLGVAVISSTHGRGILPDAHPRSLGAFHNSAAVEALMADCDLALVVGSRLRSNETRTYSLALPRPLYQVDANPAAAQRNYPVDHFICGDAKPVLAALVAALRDRAKVNPEFDRAIAEAKTAAVAALTEQLGPYATLCGQLRAALPDDGILVRDITMSGSTWGSRLFPIQAPNTNIHSLAGAIGMGLAMAIGTAVANPARKVVGLVGDGGLMLGVGELATMVQEQTNLVLLVMNDGGYGVMRGIQNQYFGGRQYFNQLHAPDFKAMGEAVGLASWKAASLAEFEQAIGEAMAVQGPALVEVEMNGIGPLNFAGPPQKKLY; translated from the coding sequence ATGAGCAACAGAGTCAATGTGGGCGAAGCCATCGCCCGGGTACTGGAAGCCCACGGCGTAACCAGCGCCTACGGGGTCATCTCCATCCACAACCTGCCCATCGCCGACGCCATCGGCCGGCGCGAACGGATCCGTTTCGTGGCCGCCCGGGGAGAGGCCGGCGCCGTGACCATGGCCGACGCCCACGGTCGTTTCTCCGGCCTGGGCGTGGCCATCACCAGCACCGGCGCCGGTGCCGGCAACGCCGTGGGTGCCCTGCTGGAGGCGCTGAACGTCGCCAGCCCGCTGATCCACCTCACCGGCCAGGTCGAGCGGGAATACCTGGATCGGGACGCCAGCTTCATCCACGAAACCCGGGATCAGCTGACCTTCCTCAAGGCCAGCAGCAAGGCGGCCTTCCGTATCACCAGCCCGGAGCAGGCGGTGGGCGTGTTGCGTGAGGCGATCCGCGTGGCCACCACAGTGCCCATGGGACCGGTGAGCGTGGAGCTGCCCATCGATGTACAGGCGGCGGAGATCACCCTGCCCGCCGAGCTGGGCCCGGTGCTTCCCCTGGCGCAGCCGGCGCCGGCAGAGCAGGAGCTGGACGCCCTGGCGGCGGCGCTGACGGCGGCCAGGCGCCCGCTGCTGTGGGTGGGGGGCGGCGCCCTGCACTGCAGCGAGGAAGTGGCGGCACTGGCGGATCTGGGGGTGGCGGTGATCTCCTCTACCCACGGCCGCGGCATCCTGCCCGATGCCCACCCGCGCAGCCTGGGTGCCTTCCACAACTCGGCGGCGGTCGAGGCGTTGATGGCCGATTGTGACCTGGCGCTGGTGGTGGGCTCGCGCCTGCGCAGTAATGAGACCCGCACCTATTCCCTGGCCCTGCCGCGCCCCCTGTATCAGGTGGATGCCAACCCGGCGGCGGCCCAGCGCAATTACCCGGTGGACCATTTCATCTGTGGCGACGCCAAGCCGGTGCTGGCCGCCCTGGTGGCGGCGCTGCGGGACCGGGCCAAGGTCAACCCCGAGTTCGACCGGGCCATCGCCGAGGCGAAAACGGCGGCGGTGGCGGCGCTCACCGAGCAGCTCGGCCCCTATGCCACCCTCTGTGGACAGCTGCGGGCGGCGCTGCCGGATGACGGCATCCTGGTGCGCGACATCACCATGTCCGGTAGCACCTGGGGCAGCCGGTTGTTTCCCATTCAGGCGCCCAATACCAATATCCACTCCCTGGCCGGCGCCATCGGCATGGGACTGGCCATGGCCATCGGTACCGCCGTGGCCAACCCGGCACGCAAGGTGGTGGGCCTGGTGGGCGACGGCGGCCTGATGCTGGGGGTGGGCGAGCTGGCGACCATGGTGCAGGAACAGACCAACCTGGTGCTGCTGGTGATGAACGACGGCGGCTACGGGGTGATGCGTGGCATCCAGAACCAGTACTTCGGTGGTCGCCAGTACTTCAACCAGCTGCATGCCCCCGACTTCAAGGCCATGGGCGAGGCCGTGGGCCTGGCCAGCTGGAAGGCGGCGAGTCTGGCCGAGTTCGAACAGGCCATCGGCGAGGCCATGGCGGTGCAGGGACCGGCCCTGGTGGAAGTGGAGATGAACGGCATAGGCCCGCTCAACTTCGCCGGTCCGCCCCAGAAGAAGTTGTACTGA
- a CDS encoding aldehyde dehydrogenase translates to MVRPIFIGGEWRQGRGPVSISHFPADGSINAEIGTASVEDVEEAVQAAEHAWRHPSWRQALPHQRAAVLYRVADLIEQRSEQLAALQTKDNGKPLAETRALVASAAGTARYFAAACETLDEQLNTPRALDFMTLSVHEPIGVVAAITPWNSPIASEMQKIAPALAGGNAVLLKPADATPLAALELAKLFEEAGLPKGLLSILPGRGSVVGEALARHPLVRKISFTGGTNTGRRLAHVAADKLIPTSLELGGKSPTIVLEDADLELAAKGVVYGIFSSAGQACIAGSRLFVHRSLYDRFLTRLLELTRELRVGHPERPGIHMGPLINEAHLASVADYVALARAEGGKVLCGGERLTEGELAEGCFYPPTIIAGLPNGARVCQEEIFGPVLVVMRFDDEEQLVAEANDSVFGLAAGIWSEDFRRAWHLARRLEAGTIWINTYKKFSVSAPFGGFKESGLGREKGRQGVLAYMQQKSIYVGLSDQPNPWCC, encoded by the coding sequence ATGGTTAGACCCATTTTTATCGGCGGCGAATGGCGCCAGGGCCGGGGCCCGGTGAGCATCAGCCACTTCCCGGCGGACGGCAGCATCAACGCCGAGATCGGCACCGCCAGCGTCGAGGACGTGGAAGAGGCGGTGCAGGCCGCCGAGCACGCCTGGCGCCATCCGTCCTGGCGGCAGGCCCTGCCGCACCAGCGCGCCGCCGTGCTGTACCGGGTGGCGGACCTGATCGAACAGCGCAGCGAACAATTGGCCGCCCTGCAGACCAAGGACAACGGCAAGCCGCTGGCGGAAACCCGGGCCCTGGTGGCCAGCGCCGCCGGCACCGCCCGCTACTTCGCCGCCGCCTGCGAGACCCTGGACGAGCAGCTCAATACCCCGCGCGCCCTGGATTTCATGACCCTGAGCGTGCATGAGCCCATCGGCGTGGTGGCCGCCATTACCCCCTGGAATTCGCCCATCGCCAGCGAGATGCAGAAAATTGCCCCGGCCCTGGCCGGCGGCAACGCCGTGCTGCTCAAGCCCGCCGATGCCACCCCGCTGGCGGCGCTGGAGCTGGCCAAACTGTTCGAGGAGGCCGGCCTGCCCAAGGGACTGCTGAGCATACTGCCGGGGCGCGGCTCCGTGGTGGGCGAGGCCCTGGCCCGTCACCCCCTGGTGCGCAAGATTTCCTTCACCGGCGGCACCAACACCGGTCGCCGCCTGGCCCATGTGGCGGCGGACAAGTTGATCCCCACCTCGCTGGAGCTGGGCGGCAAGTCGCCCACCATAGTGCTGGAGGACGCGGATCTCGAGCTGGCCGCCAAGGGCGTGGTCTACGGCATCTTCAGCTCCGCCGGCCAGGCCTGCATCGCCGGCTCCCGGCTGTTCGTGCATCGCAGCCTCTACGATCGTTTCCTCACCCGGCTGCTGGAGCTGACCCGGGAGCTGCGGGTCGGTCACCCGGAGCGTCCCGGCATTCACATGGGGCCGCTTATCAACGAGGCCCACCTCGCCTCGGTGGCCGACTACGTGGCCCTGGCCCGGGCCGAGGGCGGCAAGGTGCTGTGCGGCGGCGAACGGCTTACCGAGGGGGAACTGGCCGAGGGCTGTTTCTATCCGCCCACCATTATCGCCGGCCTGCCCAACGGTGCCCGGGTATGCCAGGAGGAAATTTTCGGGCCCGTGCTGGTGGTGATGCGCTTCGATGACGAAGAGCAGCTGGTCGCCGAGGCCAACGACAGCGTGTTCGGCCTGGCCGCCGGCATCTGGAGCGAGGACTTCCGCCGGGCCTGGCACCTGGCGCGCCGGCTCGAGGCCGGCACCATCTGGATCAATACCTACAAAAAATTCTCGGTTTCCGCTCCCTTCGGCGGTTTCAAGGAAAGTGGTCTCGGCCGGGAAAAAGGCCGTCAGGGCGTGCTCGCCTACATGCAGCAGAAGAGCATCTACGTGGGCCTGAGTGACCAACCCAACCCCTGGTGCTGCTAA
- a CDS encoding aspartate dehydrogenase, which translates to MKQLMMIGFGAMAREVLALLPVELSLKWLLVPASRVAEVQAELGPAVTVLSRVEDCAATPDLVVECAGQAAVREHGSAVLARGWTLGLISVGALADEALARDLRLAAAQGEGRILALAGAIAGIDGLAAAREGGLEAVTYQGRKSPQSWRGSPAESLVDLDGVTEPTVFFSGTAREAARLFPANANVAATIALAGLGMDHTRVELVVDPDSRRNQHRIRASGRFGELDIALSGLPLAANPKTSTLAALSVVRACRQCTDPLVI; encoded by the coding sequence ATGAAACAGCTGATGATGATCGGGTTCGGCGCCATGGCGCGGGAAGTGCTGGCGCTGCTGCCGGTGGAGCTGAGCCTGAAATGGCTGCTGGTGCCGGCGTCCCGGGTGGCCGAGGTGCAAGCCGAGCTGGGGCCGGCCGTGACCGTGCTGAGCCGGGTGGAAGACTGTGCCGCCACCCCGGATCTGGTGGTGGAATGCGCCGGCCAGGCGGCGGTGCGTGAACACGGCAGCGCCGTGCTGGCCCGGGGCTGGACCCTGGGACTGATCTCGGTCGGTGCCCTGGCCGACGAGGCCCTGGCTCGGGATCTGCGCCTGGCCGCCGCCCAGGGCGAAGGCCGCATCCTGGCCCTGGCCGGAGCCATCGCCGGCATCGACGGCCTGGCCGCGGCCCGGGAGGGAGGACTGGAGGCGGTGACCTATCAGGGTCGCAAGAGTCCCCAGAGCTGGCGCGGCAGTCCGGCGGAAAGCCTGGTGGATCTGGACGGTGTCACCGAGCCGACGGTGTTCTTCAGCGGCACGGCGCGGGAGGCGGCGCGGCTGTTCCCGGCCAATGCCAACGTGGCGGCGACCATCGCCCTGGCCGGGCTCGGCATGGACCACACCCGGGTCGAACTGGTGGTGGATCCGGACAGCCGGCGCAACCAGCACCGGATCCGGGCCAGCGGCCGTTTCGGCGAGCTGGACATCGCCCTGAGCGGGCTGCCGCTGGCCGCCAATCCCAAAACCTCCACCCTGGCGGCGCTGAGCGTGGTGCGCGCCTGCCGTCAGTGCACGGATCCCCTGGTTATTTAA
- a CDS encoding SDR family oxidoreductase, translated as MSFKLQGKVAVVTGGSSGIGLETVRLLLAEGARVAWCGRNAERLAASLAEMRAAFPGAECLTQACDVLDKTEVAAFAAAVEARFGGADLLINNAGQGRVSNFEQTEDDDWVAETRLKTFSVLHPIRAFLPQLERSDCPSITNVNSLLALQPEPHMIATSAARAALLNLTHSLAHEFSARGIRVNSILLGMVESDQWRRRFAERSDRDQDWGNWTGAIAERRGIPMGRLGKPEEPARALVFLASPLASYTTGAALDVSGGFNKHL; from the coding sequence ATGAGTTTCAAACTGCAAGGCAAGGTGGCCGTGGTCACCGGCGGCTCGTCCGGCATCGGGCTGGAGACGGTTCGGCTGCTGCTGGCGGAGGGGGCCCGGGTGGCCTGGTGTGGCCGCAACGCCGAGCGGCTGGCCGCCTCCCTGGCGGAGATGCGTGCCGCCTTTCCCGGGGCCGAATGCCTGACCCAGGCCTGCGATGTGCTGGACAAGACCGAGGTGGCCGCCTTCGCGGCCGCGGTGGAAGCCCGCTTCGGCGGTGCCGATCTGCTGATCAACAACGCCGGCCAGGGCCGGGTATCGAATTTCGAGCAGACCGAGGATGACGACTGGGTAGCCGAGACCCGGCTCAAGACCTTCAGCGTGCTTCACCCGATCCGCGCCTTTCTGCCCCAGCTCGAGCGCTCGGATTGTCCGTCCATCACCAACGTCAACTCGCTGCTGGCGCTGCAGCCGGAGCCGCACATGATCGCCACCTCGGCGGCCCGGGCGGCGCTGCTCAACCTGACCCACTCCCTGGCCCATGAATTTTCCGCCAGGGGCATTCGGGTCAACTCCATCCTGCTCGGCATGGTGGAGTCGGATCAGTGGCGCCGCCGCTTCGCCGAGCGAAGCGACCGGGACCAGGACTGGGGCAACTGGACCGGCGCCATTGCCGAGCGCCGGGGCATTCCCATGGGCAGGCTGGGCAAGCCGGAAGAGCCGGCCCGGGCCCTGGTGTTCCTGGCCTCGCCGTTGGCATCCTATACCACCGGCGCCGCCCTGGATGTGTCCGGCGGCTTCAACAAGCACCTGTAG
- a CDS encoding alpha/beta fold hydrolase, giving the protein MSALVNSLPDFPLRHLDLGGRRLAYRSAGRGPALVLLHGISSGSGSWVCQLERLAREFTLVAWDAPGYGQSAPLETATPSALDYAAVLHELVVALELERPLVLGHSLGAMIGAAYASRHPDGVRGLVLANPAQGYGRADADTRTQVYRKRPEMLRKLGHQGLAAARGPVLLSQHAGQEQLDLVAHGMMGLTLDGFEAASYLLAHDDIRNYLADYSAPIGVIYGEEDVITPPAGVLELAAGHPGVGIESLAGAGHASYIDQPDAFNRALCRLAGALPNRGVQA; this is encoded by the coding sequence ATGAGCGCCCTGGTCAATAGCCTGCCCGATTTTCCGCTGCGCCACCTCGACCTCGGCGGTCGCCGGCTGGCCTATCGCAGCGCCGGCCGGGGCCCGGCCCTGGTGTTGCTGCACGGCATCAGCTCGGGCTCCGGCTCCTGGGTCTGCCAGCTGGAACGCCTGGCCCGGGAATTTACCCTGGTCGCCTGGGATGCCCCGGGCTATGGCCAGAGCGCACCGCTGGAAACCGCGACGCCGTCGGCCCTGGACTACGCCGCCGTACTGCACGAACTCGTGGTGGCGTTGGAGCTGGAGCGGCCGCTGGTATTGGGTCACTCCCTGGGAGCCATGATCGGCGCCGCCTACGCCAGCCGCCATCCGGACGGGGTGCGCGGTCTGGTGCTGGCCAACCCGGCCCAGGGTTACGGCCGGGCCGATGCCGACACCCGCACACAGGTATACCGCAAGCGCCCGGAAATGCTGCGCAAACTGGGCCATCAGGGGCTGGCGGCGGCCCGCGGACCCGTGTTGTTGTCCCAGCATGCCGGCCAGGAACAATTGGATCTGGTCGCCCACGGCATGATGGGGCTGACCCTGGACGGTTTCGAGGCCGCCTCCTACCTGTTGGCCCATGACGATATCCGGAATTACCTGGCGGACTATTCCGCGCCCATCGGCGTTATCTACGGCGAGGAAGACGTGATCACCCCGCCCGCCGGGGTACTGGAGCTGGCCGCCGGGCATCCCGGGGTCGGCATTGAATCCCTGGCCGGGGCGGGTCACGCCAGCTATATCGATCAGCCCGATGCGTTCAACCGGGCCCTGTGCCGCCTGGCCGGGGCCTTACCGAATCGAGGAGTACAAGCATGA
- a CDS encoding cupin domain-containing protein, with protein MNPKFDTWNKPAEKSLGEWLDSRIARFSTRRYDFEALKFQADFDPKYRRAQMRYMGTGATGVKNDSNTVPSEHFTFSTMVLPAQCEGPLHVHHDVEEVFFMLRGAITLFVEHEGEKFETRLSERDLISIPPGIYRGLFNHGEEDALMCVMLGANKPTIPTYPEDHPLAKIKRA; from the coding sequence ATGAACCCGAAATTCGATACCTGGAACAAGCCTGCCGAAAAGAGCCTGGGAGAATGGCTGGACAGTCGTATTGCCCGCTTCAGCACCCGTCGTTATGACTTTGAGGCCCTGAAATTTCAGGCCGATTTCGATCCCAAGTACCGCCGCGCCCAGATGCGTTACATGGGGACCGGCGCGACCGGGGTGAAGAATGACAGCAATACCGTCCCCTCCGAGCACTTCACCTTCTCCACCATGGTGTTGCCGGCTCAGTGCGAAGGCCCATTGCACGTGCATCACGACGTGGAGGAGGTGTTCTTCATGCTGCGCGGTGCCATCACCCTGTTTGTGGAGCACGAAGGGGAGAAGTTCGAGACCCGGCTGAGCGAGCGGGATCTGATCTCCATTCCGCCCGGTATCTACCGCGGTCTGTTCAACCACGGCGAGGAAGACGCCCTGATGTGCGTGATGCTGGGCGCCAACAAGCCGACCATTCCGACCTATCCGGAAGATCATCCCCTGGCCAAGATCAAGCGGGCCTGA
- a CDS encoding MFS transporter — protein sequence METLKEATGAVNMPVPSRLLKQWSISLVLMVCVVLAFFDKISIAVLFSDPVFQEAMGIGTDKTQLGWLMTSFLLAYGFSSIFLSGAGDLINPRTCLLVSVGSWGILMALMGLATSYEQLLALRVLLGIAEGPLFALAYSIVKQCYSAGQQARASTMFLLGTPIGAALGFPITALILNLYGWQMTFFVMAALTLVTLAVVYFGLKGIHLNAETRQSGGRKRVGWRQHLRNSRLLFTTPAFWALCLFNVALLTYLWGLNGWLPSYLIEEKGVDLESFGALSSLPFIAMLTGEIAGAFLSDKTGRRAAQVFGGLLVAGLSLYLVLQLEAAVPAILVMSVSAMSWGFGVSSVFALLARITPAEVSATAGGIFNGFGNFAGAAAPVLMGYIVTQTGDFNLGLLFLVWVAVIGSLMLVPLVRKY from the coding sequence ATGGAAACGCTGAAGGAAGCCACCGGGGCTGTCAATATGCCGGTACCGTCTCGTCTGCTCAAGCAATGGTCCATTTCCCTCGTGCTGATGGTGTGCGTGGTACTGGCATTTTTCGACAAGATAAGCATTGCCGTTCTGTTCTCGGATCCGGTGTTTCAAGAGGCGATGGGCATCGGCACCGACAAGACCCAACTCGGCTGGCTGATGACCAGTTTCCTGCTGGCTTACGGCTTTTCTTCCATCTTCCTGAGTGGTGCCGGTGATCTCATCAACCCGCGTACCTGTCTGCTGGTGAGCGTGGGCTCCTGGGGCATTCTCATGGCGCTGATGGGCCTGGCCACCAGTTACGAACAGCTGCTGGCGTTGCGAGTGCTGCTCGGCATCGCCGAAGGCCCGTTGTTTGCCCTGGCCTACAGCATTGTCAAACAATGCTATAGCGCTGGTCAGCAGGCCCGGGCCAGCACCATGTTCCTGCTCGGCACCCCCATCGGCGCCGCACTCGGTTTTCCCATCACCGCGCTGATTCTCAACCTGTATGGCTGGCAGATGACCTTCTTTGTGATGGCGGCCCTGACCCTGGTGACCCTGGCGGTGGTGTATTTCGGCCTCAAGGGGATTCATCTTAACGCCGAGACCCGGCAGTCCGGCGGCAGGAAGCGGGTGGGCTGGCGGCAGCATCTGCGCAACAGCCGGCTGTTGTTCACCACACCGGCGTTCTGGGCCCTGTGCCTGTTCAATGTCGCCCTGCTCACTTATCTCTGGGGCCTGAACGGCTGGCTGCCGAGCTATTTGATCGAGGAAAAGGGCGTGGATCTCGAATCCTTTGGGGCCCTGTCGTCGCTGCCCTTTATCGCCATGCTGACGGGGGAAATTGCCGGTGCCTTCCTGTCGGACAAAACCGGCAGGCGTGCGGCCCAGGTGTTCGGCGGCCTGCTGGTTGCCGGCCTGTCCCTCTACCTGGTGCTGCAGTTGGAAGCAGCGGTGCCGGCCATTCTCGTCATGTCGGTGAGCGCCATGAGCTGGGGCTTCGGTGTGTCGTCGGTGTTCGCCTTGCTGGCCCGCATTACCCCGGCCGAGGTGAGCGCCACCGCCGGCGGCATTTTCAATGGCTTCGGCAACTTCGCCGGCGCCGCCGCCCCGGTGCTGATGGGCTATATCGTGACGCAGACCGGCGACTTCAACCTGGGGCTGTTGTTCCTGGTCTGGGTGGCGGTGATTGGCTCCCTGATGTTGGTGCCACTGGTCAGAAAATACTGA